A single genomic interval of Desulfonatronum sp. SC1 harbors:
- the rpsG gene encoding 30S ribosomal protein S7 has product MPRKGPIPKRIILPDPVYGSQLVTRFINRLMYGGKKSVAEGIFFQALDFLSEKTQEPALKSFEQAVDNVRPQVEVKSRRVGGATYQVPVEVAPGRQTSLAIRWLINYSRNRGEKGMVQRLGAELLDAYNKRGGAAKKREDTHKMADANKAFAHFRW; this is encoded by the coding sequence ATGCCAAGAAAAGGACCCATTCCGAAGCGAATCATTCTGCCAGACCCGGTGTACGGCAGTCAGTTGGTCACCAGGTTCATCAATCGGTTGATGTATGGTGGAAAGAAAAGCGTTGCCGAGGGCATCTTCTTTCAGGCCCTGGACTTCCTCTCCGAGAAAACTCAGGAGCCGGCATTGAAGTCGTTCGAGCAGGCCGTGGACAACGTCCGTCCCCAGGTCGAGGTTAAGTCTCGGCGCGTGGGCGGCGCGACCTATCAGGTTCCGGTGGAGGTCGCTCCTGGCCGACAAACCTCGTTGGCCATCCGGTGGCTGATCAACTACTCCCGGAATCGCGGGGAGAAGGGCATGGTGCAGCGTCTGGGCGCGGAGCTTCTGGATGCCTACAATAAACGCGGTGGAGCCGCGAAAAAGCGGGAAGACACGCATAAGATGGCCGACGCGAACAAGGCCTTCGCGCATTTTCGCTGGTAA
- the rpsL gene encoding 30S ribosomal protein S12, with translation MPTISQLIRNERKKIEKRKKTPALQSCPQRRGVCVRVYTTTPKKPNSALRKVARVRLTNGIEVTSYIPGEGHNLQEHSVVMIRGGRVKDLPGVRYHIVRGSLDTSGVQDRRQSRSKYGAKRPKS, from the coding sequence ATGCCCACGATAAGTCAGTTGATTCGCAATGAGCGGAAGAAAATCGAAAAGCGGAAAAAGACTCCGGCCCTGCAAAGCTGTCCACAACGACGCGGCGTCTGTGTCCGGGTTTATACAACCACCCCGAAGAAGCCGAACTCGGCGTTGAGGAAAGTGGCCAGGGTCCGGTTGACCAACGGGATCGAAGTTACCTCGTACATTCCCGGGGAAGGTCATAATCTTCAAGAGCACTCCGTGGTCATGATTCGCGGCGGTCGCGTCAAGGACCTGCCCGGCGTGCGATACCACATCGTTCGCGGCAGCCTGGACACTTCCGGGGTACAGGATCGTCGTCAAAGCCGCTCCAAATACGGGGCGAAGCGACCAAAATCGTAA